The sequence GCCAAACGCCTCCACTGACATTCCGGTAAATCCTGTATTGAAATGGAACTCCTCGGTAAACGCATCTTCGTATGCGCTCTTTGTTGCGAAAGATTCCAATTTCTCTCAAGTTGTGTACAGCAACGGGAACCTTGCAGATACTTCAGTGCAAGTGTTCGGCCTGCCATACACCACAACCCTTTACTGGCGATTGCGCGGAACACACCCTGAAGAGGGCGAGGGCGGGTGGTCCACAAAATGGAATTTCACAACGACATTTCCCCTTCTCGCTCCACCACAGTCGGTGTCGCCTGTCAATGGTGAACTCAACACAGCTATCAACCCGATGTTGGTATGGAGAAAAGTGACATCGGCTGTGGCGTACTCGGTTCAGGTTGCAAGCGATTCGATATTCAGCAATATCCTCTTTGAAACCACGAACATCGCGGATACAAGTGTTCGCGCAATAGGATTACAGTACGCCACAACGTATTTCTGGAGAACCCGGACGATTCGTAGTGATAGTACCAGTGCCTGGGCCTCCCCCTGGCATTTCACAACTGCTACCCAGGATGTCTCAGGACATTTTCCTCTGACCGTAGGCAATTCTTGGACCGTAGTACAAATGTCATCAGGCAATCCAGAATGGTACTTCTTGATGAAGATTGAAAGAGACACAATCCTTGGGGATGGAAGACAATACGCTGCAATGAGGACTTACTCCAGACCCGCCAGTGGAACGATATGGACGCCCGGAGGCTGGAACTACTTGCGAACGGCCGGCGCCCAGGTGTTTATGTATCCCGATTCAATGCTCGTTGATTTCGATTCGACAGTCGGCAGTTGTTTGCCCGGACCTCCACCACAAGGTTGTGTTGTTGGAGATTATTGGTCGATCTGGCTGGGCAGATACGCAAGAATAGTCACGATATCAAGAAATTATGGATACGATTTCTGGGCGTATGCTGACAGCATGGGATTCGCCGTCTTTCATGCGTCTCGATTCCAGAACTACTTCCCGGTGTACACGATCGGGGCGAGAATCAACGGAGTGGAATACGGCATCATCTTGGCGGTTGGAGAATCCGAACAAGAACTACCGTCGTACTCCTTCGCATTGCATCAGAACTACCCCAACCCCTTCAACCCAACAACGACGATCAGATTCGAGATTCCTCATGCTTCATTCGTCACTCTCAAAGTCTTCGACCTGCTCGGCAGAGAAGTGAAGACGCTGGTTGATGAGGTGATGCAGCCGGGGAGTTATGAGCGGGTATTTAATGCTGAGGAACTGGCGAGTGGCGTGTATTTGTATCGACTTCGTGCAGGCAATTTTGAACAAACAAAAAGAACATTGATCTTGAAGTAACAGTATGGAAGCTCTTATGTATTCTCTAATGCGAAAACTTGTCGTAGCAATTTCGCTAATCAGCACTCTGAACATGGCTGTTCCCTTTCGGACGTACTCACAATGGATCCAGTGTTATCGACCGATGGGACAGGATGTACCTGCTCTTATCGTCATCGGGACAAACGTCTTTGCTGGAACCACCAACGGAGGTATCTTTCGCTCCGCTAATAACGGTATGAGTTGGACACGGATGAAGGCGGGGATCTCCGTGAAGTCTTTTGCTTTAATTGGCAATTATTTCTTTGCAGGCACTGCAGATAGCGGAGTTCTCCTTTCTTCTGATCATGGGGCATCATGGGCGCAGACCAATTCCGGATTGACGGAGACCTACGTAAGTGCGCTTGCAACAAAGGGTAGCGACCTGTTTGCTGGAACTTCTGCCGGTGTCTTTCTATCATCCAACAATGGCATGAGTTGGAGTCCCGTCAACTCCGGGCTTGCAAGCCTTGACGTTCAAACCCTCGCAGTAGAAGGAGCCAATGTTTTTGCAGGAACTTCTTCGGGGGGGATTTTTCGCACTACCAACAACGGTGGAGACTGGTATCCTGTTAATAGCGGTTTGACGAACCTGGACATCCCAGCATTGATAAGTTCAAACTTTGGCCTCTTTGCTGGTACAGTTAATTCCCAAGGAGTTTTTCGCTCAACCGATCATGGAATGAACTGGGTGGCGGTCAATTCCGGTTTAACAAATCGGCTCATTTATTCCTTCGGCGTCAATGGATCGACCCTCTTCGTAGGAACCGGCAATGGAGTGTTCAGGAGTACTGATTACGGGGTAACTTGGTCCCTGTCCGGAATCTCCGGAAACCCGGTCAAGTCACTAATCGCAACAGAACAAGGGAATGTGTTTGCGGGACTTCAAGGAGGCAGCACAGGGGGTGTGTCTCTTTCTTCTGACAACGGTTCGAGCTGGGTTCAAGTCAACTCAGGGTTGACAAAGTTCAGTGTCCGTGCCCTTACCGCTTCCGACACCTATTTGCTTGCCGGGATTTCAAGCGGAACCGTCTTTCGTTCTGATGATAATGGAAGCTATTGGAGTGCAAGCGATTCCGGTTTCGGCAGTGCCGGGGTAAGCACTTTTGCCTATCTGGGCGTTAATCTGTTTGCCGGAACAACCACCGGAAACGTCTTTCGTTCAACAGACAACGGCCTCAGATGGATCCGGACTGATTCGGGTTTGCCTGCCACCCCGATTCAAGCACTTGTCAGCAGTGGAAGCAGTCTTCTTGCGGGAACTTATGGCAGCGGAGTCTTCAAATCCACGGATGCAGGATTGACTTGGTCACCCGCAAATTCCGGTCTGATTTCCATGTACATTTATTCTTTGGCTATAGAGGATACAATGATCTTTGTCGGGACTGGAGACGGTTTCTGTCGTTCCACCAACCAAGGTGTGAGCTGGGTT is a genomic window of Bacteroidota bacterium containing:
- a CDS encoding T9SS type A sorting domain-containing protein, whose translation is MYPDSMLVDFDSTVGSCLPGPPPQGCVVGDYWSIWLGRYARIVTISRNYGYDFWAYADSMGFAVFHASRFQNYFPVYTIGARINGVEYGIILAVGESEQELPSYSFALHQNYPNPFNPTTTIRFEIPHASFVTLKVFDLLGREVKTLVDEVMQPGSYERVFNAEELASGVYLYRLRAGNFEQTKRTLILK
- a CDS encoding T9SS type A sorting domain-containing protein, producing the protein MAVPFRTYSQWIQCYRPMGQDVPALIVIGTNVFAGTTNGGIFRSANNGMSWTRMKAGISVKSFALIGNYFFAGTADSGVLLSSDHGASWAQTNSGLTETYVSALATKGSDLFAGTSAGVFLSSNNGMSWSPVNSGLASLDVQTLAVEGANVFAGTSSGGIFRTTNNGGDWYPVNSGLTNLDIPALISSNFGLFAGTVNSQGVFRSTDHGMNWVAVNSGLTNRLIYSFGVNGSTLFVGTGNGVFRSTDYGVTWSLSGISGNPVKSLIATEQGNVFAGLQGGSTGGVSLSSDNGSSWVQVNSGLTKFSVRALTASDTYLLAGISSGTVFRSDDNGSYWSASDSGFGSAGVSTFAYLGVNLFAGTTTGNVFRSTDNGLRWIRTDSGLPATPIQALVSSGSSLLAGTYGSGVFKSTDAGLTWSPANSGLISMYIYSLAIEDTMIFVGTGDGFCRSTNQGVSWVSTINELTSSTVRSLAVIGTRLFAGVTSFSYPNPSIGVYLSTSAGETWTRVVTGLSDLRVQTFTVRGISLIAGTTNGIFASTDYGASWTPIHLGLTDLYIQALAFNDIYLFAGTTSDGIWRRSLSEITSATLTNDELPTDFWLFQNHPNPFNPSTVIGFRIVDNGLVTLKVFDLLGREVATLVDQKMEPGTHERVFNAEGLASGVYLYQLKSGGFVQTKKLLLLR